From one Enterococcus sp. DIV2402 genomic stretch:
- a CDS encoding DUF2922 domain-containing protein has product MKKLHLTFTNSEGKAHKLIPTVAAEDLTEAQVKAAMQQFTELNLFEKDGLGLYQEATSAKYVETIETILF; this is encoded by the coding sequence ATGAAAAAATTACATTTAACATTTACCAATAGTGAAGGCAAAGCACACAAATTAATCCCCACAGTTGCGGCAGAAGACTTAACAGAAGCGCAAGTGAAAGCTGCAATGCAACAATTTACTGAATTAAATTTATTTGAAAAAGATGGTCTTGGTTTGTATCAAGAAGCGACCAGTGCCAAATACGTCGAAACAATTGAAACCATCTTGTTTTAA
- a CDS encoding RNA polymerase sigma factor gives MKQQELEQLVQDYQGLFYKVLRRCSIFPGQTDFEDYFQELRILFFLRAEKYESRGYFEAENNISYLFRYLLWYLIDEKRKEQKAGIKVQDEFLLEIQIEEADYDTLAELAEFETFYHQLKAKDQQKVVALLTDEKLSRQSRSRYRKYFRENFKLFFKKV, from the coding sequence ATGAAACAACAAGAATTAGAACAATTAGTTCAGGATTATCAAGGGCTTTTTTATAAAGTATTACGCCGATGTAGTATTTTTCCAGGGCAAACTGATTTTGAGGATTATTTTCAAGAATTGCGAATTCTCTTCTTTTTACGAGCGGAAAAATATGAATCACGAGGGTATTTTGAAGCAGAAAACAACATTAGTTACTTGTTTCGATATTTATTGTGGTACCTCATTGATGAAAAACGGAAAGAACAAAAAGCAGGAATCAAAGTACAAGACGAATTTCTTTTAGAGATACAAATTGAGGAAGCGGATTATGATACGCTAGCTGAATTGGCGGAATTTGAAACGTTTTACCATCAATTGAAAGCAAAAGATCAACAAAAAGTTGTTGCATTATTGACCGATGAAAAGCTATCGCGTCAAAGTCGTAGTCGATATCGAAAATATTTTCGTGAGAACTTTAAATTATTTTTCAAAAAGGTGTGA
- a CDS encoding GGDEF domain-containing protein, with the protein MEKYTLILFVMPIILLSVIIAFSFIIKQLTIIVKTPILQIVTMVILYIVYAYVTLKFSYNLLGFYSYTFVIETVMAYYFFKKHGHWMFLAPPSLITIYYLLVDKAIDYEEIQIALLGTALFLFALIMKSFSKIPPVGNVCLSFTWKWLVISIFPLFFQETYTTWIDSTLIYLGSLLATFILWLLHRLELSEKAAIEEMIHQGQTDALTGVYNFQKLGIDLQEYETKQQAYALAMIDLDYFKKLNDTFGHNAGNDILKEFSSLLTATLTNKIGQQYFNIYRFGGEEFCVLFFNCSKEDAQKHLTFFKNVYETRHRLLREANYSVTFSVGIETNEPYHYNGIETMQYADAALYEAKHAGRNHIRIYQKNSNDSL; encoded by the coding sequence ATGGAGAAATACACACTCATTTTGTTTGTCATGCCGATTATTCTTTTAAGTGTCATTATTGCGTTCTCTTTTATCATTAAGCAACTGACTATCATCGTAAAAACTCCGATTCTACAAATAGTCACTATGGTCATTCTATACATAGTTTACGCATACGTCACATTAAAATTTTCCTATAACCTTCTTGGATTTTATAGTTATACATTTGTTATCGAAACAGTTATGGCCTATTACTTCTTCAAAAAACATGGTCACTGGATGTTTTTAGCTCCTCCATCTTTAATAACTATTTACTACTTATTGGTAGACAAGGCTATCGACTATGAAGAAATACAAATTGCTCTTTTAGGTACCGCTTTATTCCTATTTGCGTTGATTATGAAAAGCTTTTCTAAGATTCCACCAGTCGGTAACGTCTGTTTAAGTTTTACGTGGAAGTGGCTAGTAATTTCTATATTCCCCTTATTTTTTCAGGAAACATATACTACCTGGATAGATAGCACCTTGATTTATCTAGGTAGCTTGCTTGCCACCTTTATTCTATGGCTGCTTCATCGCTTAGAGCTTTCAGAAAAAGCCGCCATTGAAGAAATGATTCATCAAGGACAAACAGATGCGCTAACTGGCGTTTATAATTTCCAAAAATTAGGAATAGATTTACAAGAATATGAAACAAAACAACAAGCATACGCTTTGGCAATGATTGATTTGGATTATTTCAAAAAATTAAATGATACCTTTGGACATAACGCAGGCAATGATATTTTGAAAGAATTTTCAAGTCTGTTAACAGCAACATTAACCAACAAGATTGGACAACAATATTTCAATATTTACCGTTTTGGTGGCGAAGAATTCTGTGTATTATTCTTTAATTGTTCTAAAGAAGATGCGCAGAAACATCTGACATTTTTTAAAAATGTTTATGAAACAAGACATCGTTTATTACGTGAAGCAAATTATTCTGTTACGTTTTCTGTGGGGATTGAAACAAATGAACCTTATCATTACAACGGAATAGAAACGATGCAATATGCGGATGCAGCTCTCTATGAAGCCAAACATGCAGGCAGAAATCACATTCGAATCTATCAAAAAAACAGCAATGATTCTTTATGA